One window of the Puntigrus tetrazona isolate hp1 chromosome 13, ASM1883169v1, whole genome shotgun sequence genome contains the following:
- the zfyve26 gene encoding zinc finger FYVE domain-containing protein 26 isoform X1, giving the protein MHPFGREEETSRRELFGFFTRCLARGEWEVAAACVGQLSHASGDDPHGPHNIIKAIVTNPYRLRWETVGSPHRLAWYWLQVVEKQTKIKVSGPVKRELEFMLLLEELGDVSLSVLKELHEAFLYSEEVKGKIPVEPTPPLSAAVVSCLRSLLTCQQPRLCHSLISFLQNSGHSRNHALQDVFIQHLTERVNVPVDERNEKWVEEVCSALALAPWGPERSNAHLETLWKGLWSAREGPMTEERILGCLLRPRGQTLLMSYSSTALRLLKEKLLRESPHTQDDLPDLEKVMLGLCCHGDKRLVWKTIYFECLSTGKHFLEQVLLTGLDLIKREEFAKLETLLQSEFQPLSRLFLLLGWMHCQSLDSAKTLLRVLHYQQPQTNDSVLSELACTLSSQLGVLEWCDQNNPGISHDSLLSHLHMLDHHSALYVLHSLTPLAKYEEHRVLELLQRTGDPSLVDSPSSSVQRNITLFRGFCAMKYALYAICVNAHMHTGCLDCEPLHQLQTEAGQGEEPTEGCSDLFQHCLSECQLYLEAVPALFRLELLENIFSLLFLSDSDFSPQSDQISTGTETQPDTNVEKMKLNSAEKEVEMMEELKEEIQSRDSDQMNPELGHLTSGCRGFLVDLSVMEGILRLVKEGLEGVCGVGQEDGRALAADTELAESLGCSVTAETFSSRLQRLSKYTAEAQWRLQIVTSNQGNGNDGLYLPSPLPSPALPLKRQGSGSSNSGVRRKRRNHRHRSERHASSERQNGEVSTSTSDGGVCAGAVCHGSEVCPCGGPHSWLVPAMLSPPESLLIACIRKGNYIEAQQVIAMYGLESSECAGELVFMDRYREVLAELGQVEQKIESQSLPSSTSSSEGLITLGVAPAVRARMGSSSRLTLKSIGSAAAAGMAFYSISDVAERLLSTSSRPIPCLEDNYWLSQRSVDSPDLVQPLLEELSPAAMAAFDLSCCQCTLWKTSRQLLETAERRLSSFLEARGMRVDPKVPHTSGIRGFPSVLQQISKILNRTSTSKGTNCNGEENAVYSPFGCSAQEVLLSCHSTLTEESIASRLNLNQRLEVTFQTLTSATNTSVDGLMGSSLLTALTEQAGLKQSELDSHPVRTAMKQLLQYLDQLCPFEPDSAPGRPDYIRNFLDYVNVLASVLVRSLWSEDQSTEVKLGNPLLLLLQSPTQLLSLLLFDRQVSPDRVLSLLQQERLRLSVQQVVVQRCCEALPLWDSRSATFSQGQPRIAGLSSGVFCPASIASILQQYAQECAPSLDLSDPATTSEPSSESEVSVEEISATSTNLSTSPPSPSSCPPSSFLLTPSALSFLKSRSPLVAALACLSASRGGVTRAASSGWSGYFRGSGRKEVVLDGDQISKEGELLLKNFPILRMYLRTMAEPVLGVSLEEDEGLGAALCGKPVVGMLFSGLQSNVGQAMAAEAFQQALNMGDLNRALELLELYAQPCSQEGALRDKLLACTALQECSSAEQLFRVRDWELRGRVVLQGLDRWPLQQCLELLEFCLSDQSTQDPLREQLQQRKHELDMYQQMLSLQPPLPWETWQELREESTKNPESVFSLMLEAREFELCTQWVHLYSVSDQSRMQLQTEHLLYLLEQNHTEDAFQLLEALSDSVGLEVSERALDRRPGLAACHFLSDYLTLHFQSQMTPARRRHINALHLGSKVLLTLPEASRQDYFSLLSDPLLMLEQLLMNLKVDWATVAISTLRSLLPTQDAGITNQHIDALLADYARKALDFPYAPREWSRSDSVISLQDAFLQCPALESGSSSPSHTPPPSAGSTPMHTPSSERRPSAKRIRQLATPFTPPEKTPDRKDWIPDHKQHICMVCQRERFTMFNRRHHCRRCGRLVCHSCSSRKMVVEGSEESVRVCDQCYNFFHVDSDEELEQGEVAGSPASVDGVLNGVLSLPEVPRKQYRLSPNPAENQQLKNEFYYEQAPSASLCVAILTLHSDHAACGQQLIVQCRSLSRKLTNPEVDARLLTDVMRQLLFSAKLMFVNAGCTHEPALCDSYISKVDVLKILVTANYKYIPSLDDIQEMTAVTRLRNQLLEAEHYQLAVEVSTKSGLDPSGVWQAWGMASLKAGNLSGAREKFARCLKAPVDRNQLNHGVRLLQEIVQHLESTVKPTINTTVDEDILASLRELEEALSDSAPLDGAEGRVQRCGYYQECLFYLLTYGTHLSLISFYLRHDCLRDALTHIQNKECSEDVFQEGIFQPCLERGRLGALQGLLETLDPTLETWGRYLLSACQLLQRRGHYHSLYQLQQFMMDHIRAAMTCIRFFSHGAQSYLQLGEQQRWLIRAKEHLRTYLQEQQSRRKSHSSSFRKKMSSADVSRHIHTIELQLEVTRFLHRCESSPSRTAVGSALTGNSAPPTLFGNSPMKVDVACKCLTVMLGGKNIEEGFGIAYRVIQDFQLEALAVYIRVGQRLVRQRQYSSVRQLLKCVGESGTASKHDCDAIVLSCVSVADKSPADAKELEGLILESKSPENKIKAYLQCSKLRAAYLQAVKLELVKAAPFVQDVMRAAESSGDSVMHDICRQWLSEHQERASRQRQGNN; this is encoded by the exons ATGCATCCGTTTGGCCGCGAAGAAGAGACCTCCAGACGCGAGCTCTTCGGATTCTTCACGCGGTGTTTGGCGCGCGGTGAGTGGGAGGTCGCTGCTGCCTGCGTGGGTCAGCTCAGCCATGCGAGCGGAGATGATCCCCACGGCCCGCACAACATCATTAAAGCCATCGTTACCAACCCATACCGGCTCAG GTGGGAAACAGTGGGAAGCCCTCACAGACTGGCCTGGTATTGGCTTCAAGTTGTGGAAAAACAGACTAAAATAAAG GTGAGCGGGCCTGTCAAGAGGGAGCTGGAGTTCATGTTGCTTCTAGAAGAACTTGGAGACGTGTCATTGTCTGTGCTTAAG GAGCTGCATGAAGCCTTCCTGTACTCTGAGGAAGTAAAGGGAAAGATTCCAGTTGAACCCACCCCTCCACTGAGTGCTGCTGTTGTCTCCTGCCTCCGTTCTCTTTTAACCTGCCAGCAGCCCCGGCTCTGCCACTCTCTCATCAGCTTCCTTCAGAACTCAGGCCACTCCAGAAACCACGCCTTACAGGACGTCTTCATCCAGCACCTCACTGAAAGAGTGAACGTACCTGTGGACGAGAGGAATGAGAAATGGGTGGAGGAGGTGTGTTCAGCGCTGGCTTTAGCACCATGGGGGCCAGAGAGGTCAAATGCTCACCTAGAGACCCTGTGGAAGGGTTTGTGGTCGGCTAGAGAAGGGCCCATGACAGAGGAGAGAATTCTGGGATGTCTGCTGAGGCCGCGGGGCCAGACTCTTTTGATGTCGTACAGCTCCACAGCACTCAGACTGCTCAAAGAGAAACTGCTGAGAGAGTCTCCACATACACAGG ATGACTTGCCTGATCTGGAAAAGGTCATGCTTGGATTGTGCTGTCACGGTGACAAGCGTTTGGTGTGGAAAACCATTTACTTTGAGTGTTTAAGCACTGGAAAGCACTTTCTCGAGCAGGTTTTG CTTACTGGTTTAGATCTCATAAAGCGGGAGGAGTTTGCCAAACTGGAAACACTATTGCAGTCTGAGTTTCAGCCTTTGTCTCGCCTTTTCTTGTTGTTGGGCTGGATGCATTGTCAAAGTCTGGATTCTGCCAAAACCCTTTTAAGAGTCCTACATTATCAACAG cCCCAGACAAATGATTCAGTATTGAGTGAGTTAGCTTGCACTCTGTCCTCTCAACTTGGTGTGCTGGAATGGTGTGACCAGAACAACCC AGGGATATCCCATGATTCCTTGCTGAGTCACTTACACATGCTGGACCATCACTCTGCCCTGTACGTGCTGCACTCCCTGACGCCCCTTGCCAAATACGAGGAGCACAGAGTTCTGGAACTGCTGCAAAGAACTG GAGATCCTTCATTAGTGGATTCACCCAGCAGCTCTGTCCAGCGGAACATCACTCTGTTTCGAGGCTTCTGTGCCATGAAGTATGCCCTCTATGCCATCTGTGTGAATGCGCACATGCACACCGGCTGCCTGGACTGTGAGCCACTGCATCAACTGCAGACAGAGGCGGGTCAGGGGGAGGAGCCAACCGAAG GGTGCTCTGATCTATTCCAGCACTGTCTATCAGAATGTCAGCTGTACCTGGAAGCTGTTCCAGCATTATTCCGTTTGGAACTCTTGGAGAACATTTTCTCCCTCCTCTTCCTTTCTGACTCTGACTTTAGCCCACAATCAGATCAGATCAGCACTGGCACAGAAACCCAACCGGACACAAATGtagagaaaatgaaattaaacagtGCTGAAAAAGAAGTTGAAATGATGGAGGAATTGAAAGAAGAGATCCAAAGTAGAGATTCTGATCAGATGAACCCTGAGCTGGGCCACCTGACATCAGGGTGTCGGGGGTTTCTTGTTGATTTGAGTGTAATGGAAGGAATTCTGCGGCTGGTGAAGGAGGGCTTGGAGGGTGTGTGTGGAGTTGGGCAGGAGGATGGCAGGGCACTTGCGGCCGATACAGAGTTGGCAGAGAGTCTAGGATGTTCTGTTACAGCGGAAACATTCAGCTCCAGGTTACAGAGGTTGTCGAAATACACTGCAGAAGCACAGTGGAGATTGCAGATTGTTACTAGTAACCAAGGCAATGGGAATG atGGCTTGTACCTCCCATCTCCACTCCCCAGTCCAGCACTTCCTCTGAAACGCCAGGGCAGTGGCAGCAGCAACTCAGGTGTTCGGAGGAAGAGAAGAAACCATCGGCACCGCTCTGAACGTCACGCCTCATCTGAACGACAGAACGGGGAGGTCAGCACCAGCACCTCAG ATGGTGGAGTGTGTGCTGGGGCTGTTTGCCACGGTAGTGAAGTGTGTCCGTGTGGTGGACCCCACAGCTGGCTGGTTCCTGCAATGCTTTCCCCGCCTGAGTCTCTCCTCATCGCCTGCATACGCAAAGGCAACTACATAGAGGCCCAGCAG GTTATTGCGATGTATGGCTTGGAGAGCTCTGAGTGTGCAGGTGAACTGGTCTTTATGGACCGGTACCGGGAGGTCCTGGCTGAACTGGGTCAAGTGGAGCAGAAGATAGAGAGTCAGTCACTTCCTTCATCAACCTCATCTTCGGAGGGTCTGATCACATTGGGTGTTGCTCCAGCGGTTAGGGCCAGAAtgggcagcagcagcagattaACACTTAAAAGCATTGGGAGCGCCGCAGCTGCAG gtatggCCTTTTATTCTATCTCTGATGTGGCTGAACGTTTACTCAGTACCTCAAGCCGGCCGATACCTTGTCTAGAGGACAATTACTGGCTCTCTCAGCGCTCTGTAGACTCCCCAGACCTTGTGCAACCTCTGCTGGAAGAGTTGAGCCCTGCAGCTATGGCAGCCTTTGACCTCTCCTGCTGTCAGTGCACACTGTGGAAAACTTCAAGGCAACTGCTTGAGACTGCTGAAAGAAGACTCAGCAGCTTTTTGGAAGCAAGAG GTATGCGAGTAGATCCAAAGGTTCCTCACACCAGCGGTATTAGAGGCTTCCCCTCAGTTCTCCAACAAATCAGCAAGATCCTTAATAGAACCTCCACCAGCAAAGGAACAA ACTGTAATGGAGAGGAGAATGCTGTCTACAGCCCCTTTGGCTGTAGTGCCCAGGAAGTGTTGCTGTCTTGTCATTCAACATTAACAGAAGAGAGTATTGCCTCCCGTCTAAACCTGAATCAGCGCCTAGAGGTCACATTTCAAACCCTGACCTCTGCCACCAACACCTCAG TAGATGGTCTGATGGGAAGCTCTCTCCTGACAGCGCTGACTGAACAGGCTGGTCTTAAGCAGTCTGAACTCGATTCCCACCCTGTGCGAACTGCTATGAAACAGCTCCTACAATATTTAGACCAGCTCTGCCCGTTTGAGCCTGACAGTGCCCCTGGCAGGCCAGATTACATACGCAATTTCCTTGATTATGTCAATGTGTTGGCTTCAGTACTGGTGCGCAGTCTATGGTCAGAAG ATCAGTCCACAGAAGTGAAACTCGGAAATCCTCTATTACTGTTGCTTCAGTCACCGACCCAGCTTCTCTCGCTCCTACTGTTTGACAGACAGGTGTCACCTGACAG GGTTCTTTCTCTCCTGCAGCAGGAGCGGTTGCGCTTGAGTGTGCAACAGGTTGTAGTTCAGCGCTGCTGTGAAGCTCTCCCTCTCTGGGATTCTAGGTCTGCAACCTTTTCTCAGGGGCAACCGAGGATTGCAGGGCTCAGCAGTGGGGTGTTCTGCCCAGCCAGCATTGCCTCAATTCTCCAGCAGTACGCTCAGGAGTGCGCCCCGTCCCTTGACCTCTCTGACCCTGCCACAACCTCTGAGCCCAGTTCTGAGTCTGAGGTCTCTGTAGAGGAAATTTCTGCTACATCCACCAATCTCTCCACCTCTCCACCTTCCCCATCTTCATGCCCcccttcttcttttcttctcacTCCATCTGCACTCTCTTTCCTGAAGTCTCGTTCACCCCTCGTTGCCGCCCTGGCTTGCCTCAGTGCCAGTCGGGGTGGTGTGACCCGAGCAGCCTCCTCTGGCTGGTCAGGCTATTTCCGTGGATCTGGACGTAAAGAAGTGGTTTTGGATGGAGACCAGATCTCAAAGGAAGGGGAATTGCTGCTTAAAAACTTCCCTATCCTGAGAATGTACTTACGGACCATGGCTGAGCCAGTTTTAGGGGTCTCATTGGAAGAAGATGAGGGTCTTGGGGCAGCTCTCTGTGGGAAGCCTGTGGTGGGAATGTTGTTTTCTGGCTTGCAGAGTAATGTGGGACAAGCAATGGCTGCCGAGGCTTTTCAGCAAGCACTAAACATGGGTGATCTGAACAGAGCCCTAGAGCTCCTAGAGCTGTATGCACAACCCTGCAGTCAGGAGGGGGCACTCCGGGACAAACTACTGGCATGTACTGCACTTCAGG AATGCAGCAGTGCGGAGCAGTTGTTTCGCGTAAGGGACTGGGAGCTGCGTGGACGTGTGGTTCTGCAGGGCTTGGACCGCTGGCCTTTACAACAGTGTTTAGAGCTGCTGGAATTCTGTCTCAGTGACCAAAGCACTCAGGATCCACTCCGAGAGCAGCTTCAGCAGAGAAAACATGAGCTGGACATGTACCAGCAG atGCTGAGTTTGCAGCCACCATTGCCATGGGAGACGTGGCAGGAGTTGAGGGAGGAGTCTACAAAGAATCCTGAATCCGTATTCAGTCTAATGCTGGAGGCCAGG GAGTTTGAGTTGTGTACCCAGTGGGTGCATCTGTATTCAGTTTCTGATCAGTCTCGAATGCAGCTGCAGACTGAACACCTGCTATACCTCCTAGAACAGAATCACACAGAAGATGCTTTccag CTCTTGGAGGCTCTCTCTGATTCAGTGGGTTTGGAGGTAAGTGAGCGAGCCCTGGATCGAAGACCTGGACTAGCTGCTTGCCACTTCCTTTCAGACTACCTCACCCTGCACTTCCAGAGTCAGATGACCCCAGCTCGAAGGCGTCACATCAATGCCCTTCACCTTGGCTCCAAG GTTCTGCTCACTTTGCCGGAAGCATCTCGTCAGGACTATTTTTCCTTGCTGTCTGATCCGCTTCTCATGCTAGAACAGCTGCTGATGAATCTTAAAGTTGACTGGGCTACTGTTGCCATAAGCACTCTACGGAGCCTTCTGCCAACTCAGGACGCCGGCATCACTAACCAACACATTGACGCTCTTCTGGCAGATTACGCCCGGAAGGCTCTTGATTTTCCTTATGCACCCAGAGAGTGGTCACGTTCTG ACTCTGTCATTAGTCTGCAGGATGCATTTCTGCAGTGTCCAGCCCTGGAGAGTGGCTCCTCTTCTCCAAGCCACACCCCTCCGCCATCAGCAG GCAGCACACCCATGCATACACCCTCTAGTGAGAGACGCCCCAGTGCAAAGAGGATCCGGCAGCTGGCCACACCTTTCACCCCTCCGGAGAAAACCCCTGACCGCAAGGACTGGATCCCAGACCACAAACAGCACATCTGTATGGTCTGCCAGAGGGAGAGATTCACCATG TTCAACAGACGGCACCACTGCAGACGCTGTGGCAGGCTGGTGTGTCattcctgctccagcaggaagATGGTTGTAGAGGGCTCTGAAGAGTCTGTCAGAGTTTGTGACCAGTGTTACAACTTCTTCCACGTGGA TTCAGATGAGGAGCTTGAACAGGGAGAAG TAGCTGGCAGCCCTGCATCTGTTGATGGAGTCCTAAATGGGGTTCTCAGTCTGCCTGAGGTTCCACGAAAGCAGTACCGCCTGAGTCCAAACCCAGCAGAGAACCAGCAGCTGAAGAACGAGTTCTACTATGAACAG GCACCCAGCGCATCCCTGTGTGTCGCTATACTGACGCTACACAGTGATCACGCAGCCTGCGGGCAGCAGCTGATTGTCCAGTGCCGCTCACTCTCCCGCAAACTGACCAATCCTGAAGTGGATGCACGTCTGTTGACAGATGTGATGCGTCAGCTGCTGTTCAGTGCCAAACTCATGTTTGTAAACGCAGGATGCACCCATGAGCCGGCACTCTGTGACAG CTACATCAGTAAGGTGGATGTGCTGAAGATCTTAGTCACTGCAAACTACAAATACATTCCATCTCTAGACGATATTCAGGAAATGACTGCAGTGACACGTCTGCGAAACCAGCTTTTGGAGGCTGAACACTACCAGCTAGCTGTGGAG GTGTCGACTAAGAGTGGGTTAGACCCGAGCGGAGTTTGGCAGGCCTGGGGTATGGCGTCTTTAAAGGCTGGGAATCTGAGCGGGGCCAGGGAGAAGTTTGCCCGCTGTCTAAAAGCACCAGTAGATCGGAACCAGCTAAACCATGGAGTGAGACTTCTGCAGGAGATCGTTCAGCACCTCGAGTCCACAGTCAAACCTACTATCAACACG acTGTGGATGAGGACATCCTGGCCTCCTTGCGTGAACTGGAGGAGGCTCTCTCTGATTCTGCTCCTCTAGATGGAGCAGAGGGCAGAGTTCAGCGGTGCGGCTATTATCAGGAGTGTCTGTTTTACCTTCTTACTTATGGCACACATCTAAGCCTCATCAGCTTTTACCTGCGCCATGACTGTCTGAGAGATGCGCTCACCCACATACAGAACAAG GAGTGTTCAGAGGATGTGTTTCAGGAGGGCATCTTTCAGCCTTGTCTTGAGCGTGGACGGTTGGGGGCTCTGCAGGGTCTGTTGGAAACTCTGGACCCCACACTAGAGACCTGGGGCCGTTACCTTCTTTCAGCCTGTCAGTTACTCCAGCGCAGGGGACACTACCACTCTCTGTACCAACTTCAGCAGTTCATGATG GATCACATTCGTGCTGCTATGACCTGTATCCGCTTCTTTTCTCACGGTGCTCAGTCATATCTGCAGCTGGGAGAACAACAGCGCTGGCTGATCCGAGCCAAAGAGCACCTGAGAACGTACCTGCAGGAACAACAGAGCCGCAGGAAATCACACAGCTCCtctttcaggaaaaaaatgaGCTCCGCTGATGTCTCCAG acacatacacacaattgAGCTGCAGTTGGAAGTGACACGCTTCTTACATCGCTGTGAAAGCTCACCATCCAGGACAGCTGTAGGCTCTGCCCTCACTGGGAACAGTGCTCCACCCACTCTGTTTGGAAACAGCCCCATGAAGGTGGATGTGGCCTGCAAG TGTTTAACT GTGATGCTGGGAGGCAAGAACATCGAGGAAGGTTTTGGCATTGCATATCGAGTTATACAG GACTTCCAGCTTGAGGCCCTGGCAGTGTACATACGGGTCGGACAGCGCCTTGTCCGGCAGCGTCAGTACTCATCTGTGCGGCAGCTTCTGAAGTGTGTAGGGGAGTCCGGGACAGCATCTAAACATGACTGTGACGCTATTGTGCTCAGCTGTGTTTCAGTGGCTGATAAGAGTCCAGCTGAT GCTAAAGAACTAGAGGGCCTGATTCTGGAATCTAAGAGTCCAGAAAACAAG ATAAAGGCATATCTTCAGTGCAGTAAGCTGCGGGCAGCGTATCTCCAGGCTGTGAAGCTTGAGCTTGTGAAGGCTGCACCATTTGTACAGGATGTGATGCGGGCCGCTGAGAGCTCTGGTGACTCTGTAATGCACGACATCTGCCGCCAGTGGCTCTCAGAGCATCAGGAACGAGCGTCACGGCAACGACAAGGCAATAACTGA